Proteins from a genomic interval of Quercus lobata isolate SW786 chromosome 11, ValleyOak3.0 Primary Assembly, whole genome shotgun sequence:
- the LOC115967590 gene encoding protein DETOXIFICATION 45, chloroplastic-like isoform X3, protein MLSLPAIGGQALEPLAQLMETAYIGRLGPVELGSAGISTNIFNCISKLFNIPLLSVATSFVAEDISKNSVKDSASEDSTNGKPAERKQLSSVSTALLLAVGIGIIEALALYLGSGKFLDLMGISSGSSMRIPAQRFLSLRAFGAPAVVVSLALQGVFRGFRDTKTPVLCLGIGNLSAVFLFPILMYYFKLGATGAAISTVLSQYIVTFLLIWHLNNRAVLLPPKLGSLQFGGYLKSGGFLLGRTLAVLITMTLGTSMAARQGPVAMAAHQICIQVWLAVSLLTDALAASGQALIASSFSKGDYQSVKDVTDYVLKIGLFTGVFLSAILGVSFGSLATVFTKDAEVLGIVRTGVLFVSASQPLNALAFIFDGLHYGVSDFPYAAYSMMMSGAICSTFLLYAPSILGLPGVWLGLTLFMGLRTVAGFARLLSKNGPWWFLHRDFQRTELAT, encoded by the exons ATGCTTTCTTTGCCTGCAATTGGTGGACAGGCTCTTGAACCATTAGCACAGCTGATGGAGACTGCCTATATTGGTAGATTAG gtcCTGTGGAGTTGGGTTCAGCTGGTATTTCCACAAACATCTTTAACTGCATATCAAAGCTATTTAATATTCCTCTCCTTAGTGTTGCCACTTCTTTTGTTGCTGAAGACATTTCGAAGAATTCAGTCAAAGACTCTGCTTCAG AAGACAGTACTAATGGTAAACCAGCTGAAAGAAAGCAGCTATCTTCAGTATCTACAGCTTTACTATTAGCAGTTGGGATTGGCATTATTGAGGCTTTGGCCTTGTATTTGGGATCAGGAAAGTTTCTAGATTTAATGGGCATATCATCA GGTTCATCCATGCGTATTCCAGCACAACGATTTCTTTCACTTAGAGCCTTTGGTGCTCCTGCAGTTGTGGTATCTTTGGCTCTCCAAGGCGTTTTCCGTGGTTTTAGGGACACAAAAACTCCTGTTTTATGTCTAG GCATTGGAAATCTATCAGCAGTATTTTTGTTTCCCATtcttatgtattattttaaattgggTGCAACTGGAGCAGCCATATCCACTGTCTTGTCTCA GTATATTGTTACCTTTTTACTGATCTGGCATCTAAACAATAGAGCTGTATTACTGCCTCCAAAGCTGGGATCACTTCAGTTTGGTGGATATTTAAAATCTG GTGGTTTTCTTCTTGGAAGAACTCTTGCTGTTCTTATTACCATGACATTGGGGACATCAATGGCTGCTCGTCAAGGTCCAGTTGCTATGGCTGCACATCAGATATGTATTCAAGTATGGTTGGCTGTATCCCTCCTTACGGATGCACTGGCTGCATCTGGTCAg GCCCTGATTGCAAGTTCTTTCTCTAAAGGTGATTATCAATCTGTGAAAGACGTTACAGATTATGTTTTAAAG ATAGGATTGTTCACTGGAGTTTTCTTGTCTGCAATTCTGGGTGTATCTTTTGGTTCGTTGGCCACTGTGTTTACGAAGGATGCTGAAGTGTTGGGAATTGTTAGAACTGGGGTACTG TTTGTCAGTGCTAGTCAACCTTTGAATGCCCtggcttttatttttgatggcCTCCATTATGGTGTTTCAGACTTCCCATATGCAGCTTACTCTATG ATGATGTCGGGGGCAATATGTTCAACCTTTTTGCTCTATGCTCCTTCAATTTTAGGCCTTCCTGGGGTTTGGTTGGGCTTAACTCTCTTTATGGGTTTACGGACGGTGGCAGGATTTGCGAG attacTATCAAAAAATGGTCCATGGTGGTTCTTGCACAGGGACTTCCAGAGAACTGAG CTGGCCACTTGA